The nucleotide window aattttttataagcgTTTTCTCATTGAAATAATGTTACTGTTTATTTTCGGAAAGAAAAATACTCTAGCTACaaatagattacataaaaataatcctacaAACTAATGTGGCATGATGTGGtttgtcaaattgtaaaattatttttattgtaaagtagatctaatagatTATATGAATACACgccagtttgtgagattacttttgtgtaatggATTATcttttgttctgtattctgtTTCTGCTTCACCACACAATACATGGCTTTGGACGTTTGTGCAGAGTCCTATCAAATGGCATCTGAATTCTGAAGACTACtttttgtgagaatttagaaCAAGTCATTAATGCTCTTTTGATGAAGCATGGTTGGGAATTTAGGATTCCAATTTTATATGCTCCCAAAGGAAAAAACTTGGTGATTGGAGTTTAGAATTTGCTGAACAGAGAGGGTCTAATTGGCATCAATCGACAGTTTCAAGAGCCAGTTGACATGCAGAatgagagttgagagagaataCTATACCCAAGAAAGGTGATAGATTAACAACTTCGGAGTTCACATCCAAGAATATTATGCAACAAAGTAATTGCAATCATGAATTGTTTGCCCTCAAATCTCCCTACATTGCAAATGAGTAAGATCTCACAttgaaaaaaaactcaaatatatTATGCAATGCACGACAGAAAACCGAACCGCTTGTTCTAAGGCCATATATCCTGAAATCCTGCCATGAAATGCTGCAAGACTAACTTCACTTGCACATTGTAGGATGATACTACTACTATGGGCCACGAGCTGTGGTGAAACAGAAACAGCCATGAGCCTGATCTTCAGGAATCATTCCACCTCCCTTGCTCGTGTCTATTGCCTCTAACAAAGTCACCACCTCATCCATGTCCGGTCTCTTATCTGGGTTTGCGTCCCAACATTTTCGCATGATGCTCGCCAATGAACTTGGACAACATCTAGGGATTTCTGGTCGTAAGTTCTGTCAAACACAATTATTAACATAGGTCATCAACACAATATTACAAGTCAAGTTTTTTGGCTTGGAGCACCAAAAATTATAAACCATCAAGGAACAACTGCCGAGTATATTCCAACCTAACTGAACCCCTTAGCCGCAAGCACACATGAAAAGATAGGCATGTGATAAATAATGCAGTTAGTAATGCACCATTTTAAATACTGAGGGAAAAACATGTATCTAGTGTTTTTATTATGTTCACATAAGTGAACTGTAAGTTGAAAGAAACTAAATAATGTATTCAAATCTATTGGAGGTCAATTAGAACCACACATCTTTCACATGACAGAAAACTAAGCAGTACCTGAACCTATGGTGACTTCTTGGTGTTTAAAATGATTCAAAGACTCCATGACAAAAAAACTTTATGGTTCTTAAGTAAGAATATAAATActaaacacaaaatatatccCCAGGGAtgattatatttgaattataaatatcaataaaGGTGTGTTCTTGATTAAGAACTTGGGCCAAAGGATTGTTAATAACTGCAGTGTACATATCAGTACCTTAAACTCAAATTGAACGGTAAACTCACTAAGAGAAATGCTATACATTATCCTTTTAATTATCATCATTTGACGTGGCATCAAATGATTAGAAAACcgttgtttattttttactcaCGTACCAATCATTTGATGCCACATTAAGGGATGGTGAAAAGATGATAGTTAAATGGATAATGAATATCACTTTTCCTCACTAAAGAACTTAATATTATaacttgaggaaaaaaaaaaacaatacaaaccTGTCGCACAACTGCTGATGAAACTTCAACAAAACTAAGATTAGGGTAAGGCATGTCACAACAATAGATCTCCCACAAGCATATCCCAAAACTGTAGACATCACATTTCCTATTGTAAGGCTTGCCATCAAGAACCTGCAAAAATTCTGGTTAAAATTCTTTCGAGCCTTTATTATAAGGAAAAATATagctagaaataaaaataataggaaaatgcttCAAATATCTAGTGGCCCATTTTTTCTTCCAAGTTTCTCAAAACAAGCATGGCTATGTTCTTTCAAGGATGTAATTCTCAGTTGCAGAAGTAACATTATTCTGAAAACAAGTAGGTACCTCTGGGGCCATGTATCCAAGGGTACCAGTTTCCCCGGTCATGTCCCTTGGGTTCTGGGCTTCAACACGAGCAACGCCAAAATCAGCAATTTTCAAAGTTCTATGGGCATCTAGCAGCATATTTTCTGTTTTAACATCACGATGTACTATCTTTTTTGAGTGAAGATAACTCAACCTGCAACGTTggattaaagaatatataaccATGATGCAATTGTTTATAACCCAACAGCATTCTGAAATAAATCCTTGCCTAGAAATATAAGATACTTACCCTCTAGAGAGATCCAAAGCAATTTGAATCACAGCCTTAAGGGCAAGTTTCTTTCTCACATTCCTgattaaaaatttctttaaagtCCCACCTGTAAGGTACTCAACAACGACACAACAAGCCTTGGATGGAAGAGAATTATGATCTTCACTTGTTGCACTCTTTGAAGGGATTTTAAGATTGGAAGTTCCCATTGAAGCTCCGATAAACTGTTGAAGATATAGtgtattattatttgaaaataaagaaaaatcagtAAGTGGGAAAGACTTCTCATGCAagtcaagaaaataaatatagctCAACTTGGTTGAGCCTCATTCTTACAATTTGGGATTGGCTAAATCCAACATCTTCCACTTTTCATTTGCAGTCAATGACTATTAATAGTCTGCCTctgtatttgtgtgtgtgtgcttGGACTGAACTAGAGAAATGCATAGCATCTGAC belongs to Juglans regia cultivar Chandler chromosome 8, Walnut 2.0, whole genome shotgun sequence and includes:
- the LOC108986516 gene encoding serine/threonine-protein kinase STY13-like, with translation MDLSNGEGVGAVTEPEKPLTREGDTTLKESNCREKALGSKVNGVGRISSKDMFFRADKIDFKSWDIQLDRHLSRAWESEVQTRKEEWEIDLSKLDLRYDVAHGTYGIIYRGVYDGQDVAVKILDWGEDGIATAAETAALRASFQQEVAVWHKLDHPNVTKFIGASMGTSNLKIPSKSATSEDHNSLPSKACCVVVEYLTGGTLKKFLIRNVRKKLALKAVIQIALDLSRGLSYLHSKKIVHRDVKTENMLLDAHRTLKIADFGVARVEAQNPRDMTGETGTLGYMAPEVLDGKPYNRKCDVYSFGICLWEIYCCDMPYPNLSFVEVSSAVVRQNLRPEIPRCCPSSLASIMRKCWDANPDKRPDMDEVVTLLEAIDTSKGGGMIPEDQAHGCFCFTTARGP